The following proteins are encoded in a genomic region of Bosea beijingensis:
- the mobF gene encoding MobF family relaxase codes for MITIKTVTSIDYYRVKEAKVGEDRQDLGLGYYEQRGGSLGTLLRLVGPTGVEQDRDAGPFGTFRDGAPASFAIVECLGQGRDLRTGVVFIEPVATGRVRRGKRQADPDAPTHVVAYDLTFSPEKAYSVLALLSSSHRRDQMLAIHDEAVEATLRLMAREGFILNRRGAQGRIRKPAAESCVAVYRHLTNRDTHPQLHSHAVLFNLCLRDDGGVGAIENRDLLIFKNACSALYRAELTGRLRERLGIETELSSSGPGIDIPGVPETATKLFSQRRAAVVEDLAAKGLTSTDHREASDYAARNTRKNKDDTTPLTQLQQAWLAELAGIGFDIDMIWSQVERESAGRRTRRVEPGRGNPVVDHVRLSHEAFREKQLIATRADILRIEAQTRQTRFSAAEIVEQARTKEAELIALPRVSYETQRFLAPESIREEYALLKAAMSARGQWTPPPQSAIASVLTSSSASVEQRSAVRHMLNRDGVCIAEGAAGTGKTFVLKLLRRILEADQRRVLIAAPAWKAARLAGQESHVPVADAQALDPLIHAIQAGTEVIDHRTVIVVDEAGMAGSQDLQILVAAATVAGAKLILTGDTRQLQPVQRGAPMRALIKLLGSHRLDEIRRQTTSWMRDASLAFASGKGAAGLQFYHDAGEIAVHRDRSATLEASIAAYLDAAIPVGPSWTTKELAQQLLITIRNEDVHELNRLVRLALIGRGHLGPEAITIEARGRGSEKHPRELELRVGDRVTFGRRIRLAPADIFNSDVATILSVDDGSDPHLTFELDRLDDNGRPIVMATRASALAVKDAEGGSSTIHMQHAYACTNYAAQGQTVDRAVVVNLSPMRSSDIYVACTRHRTSLSLHVDGSRILPRGGSNAAGISRRGGFRGADEHGEQTARPLSHQDMARVIARIRQEADSQILKVNPSDFIVDAMAWLRADDPVAAFKESMQQARADSRILLRKASDDDITGRFGKTGPSLATPIEPARRGLPTPLSLSNAEQTRLDQLPLLETCRQWFGGRVVRGHIFGHRRSGFALELLPTRLPWSRWADLALRRRGAVSEHRLVQAAVLFLTKSVRQARAFVRNQAGLWAYNPMARAAWSRARDMRQRKAADLLNSARLGVGASEAAETDVSMGVKRRKAFLIELARRNAAGLEKANDAFLTRERAASHDVVRDQRTAGSDTLNRSSHALAITDNSARSDLCEPTKAAVARQVSMAPFETRPFMLDDDEPESTGVRRRKIAIQRATIEAISRAAWSQARDIRQRKAADLLNSARLGVGAFEAAETDVSIGVKRRKAFLIELARRNAAGFGKANDAFLTRESAAGPDVVRDQRIAGSDTLNRGGPTPILPENSETIDPRELKRAVVSRPASVPSFETLPFALDDDEPESTGVRRHKIEIRRTAAIEAISRATAQVANPSLLSEPQTHDRHEPVQELTNGVRPPGLNDIPLMREPARAVDTDTDGENPSVVDALRARIADRLDPSLITPRHVSDVEILGTASRNTERQIAAGVAGQQPRTDAGKQIANKGKPAAGRIAALLSLFKPKPIPSRAGEIGDAVEHKKPSLDRAPIATKPGLSSPPPDPRRSRSISIPGIDADRLTVRERTSTDILRADAEKVFGGPPKADAGPPQATSSPRDIQRQSNARSRPPGGRPPDQENEPDR; via the coding sequence ATGATCACCATCAAGACGGTGACCTCGATCGACTACTATCGCGTGAAGGAGGCTAAGGTCGGTGAGGATCGCCAGGATCTTGGTCTCGGCTATTACGAACAGCGCGGGGGCTCGCTGGGAACCCTGCTGCGCCTCGTCGGGCCGACAGGGGTCGAACAAGATCGTGACGCTGGACCGTTCGGAACCTTCCGCGACGGCGCGCCGGCGAGCTTCGCCATCGTCGAGTGCCTGGGACAAGGACGCGATCTGCGGACAGGAGTAGTCTTCATCGAGCCGGTCGCAACCGGGCGCGTTCGCCGCGGCAAACGTCAAGCGGACCCAGACGCGCCGACGCATGTCGTGGCCTACGACCTGACCTTTTCTCCCGAAAAGGCGTATTCTGTGCTGGCGTTGCTTTCGAGCTCGCACCGCCGCGACCAGATGCTGGCCATCCATGACGAGGCGGTCGAGGCGACATTGCGGCTGATGGCCCGCGAGGGCTTCATCCTCAATCGACGTGGCGCTCAAGGACGCATTCGGAAGCCGGCCGCGGAGAGCTGTGTCGCCGTCTACCGCCATCTGACTAATCGCGACACGCATCCGCAGCTGCATAGTCACGCCGTCCTGTTCAATCTCTGCCTGCGGGACGACGGCGGGGTCGGCGCCATCGAGAACAGAGACCTGCTGATTTTCAAGAATGCCTGCTCGGCCCTCTATCGCGCCGAGCTCACGGGCAGGCTGCGGGAGCGGCTCGGCATCGAGACGGAGCTGTCCTCGTCCGGTCCCGGTATCGACATTCCGGGTGTACCTGAAACCGCCACGAAGTTGTTCAGCCAGCGGCGCGCCGCGGTCGTGGAGGACCTTGCCGCCAAGGGCCTGACAAGTACCGATCACCGGGAGGCGTCCGATTACGCAGCCCGTAACACCCGAAAGAACAAGGACGATACGACACCGCTCACTCAACTGCAGCAAGCTTGGCTCGCCGAACTCGCGGGCATTGGTTTCGACATCGACATGATCTGGTCGCAGGTCGAACGGGAATCGGCAGGTCGGCGCACGCGCCGGGTCGAACCCGGTCGCGGCAATCCGGTCGTGGACCATGTGCGGCTCAGCCACGAAGCATTTCGCGAGAAGCAACTGATCGCGACCCGCGCCGACATCCTTCGCATCGAAGCGCAGACGCGCCAGACACGGTTCAGCGCCGCCGAAATCGTCGAGCAGGCGCGAACCAAGGAAGCCGAGCTCATCGCGCTGCCGCGCGTCTCCTACGAGACCCAACGCTTCCTGGCGCCGGAATCCATTCGAGAGGAGTACGCGCTGCTCAAAGCCGCCATGTCGGCACGGGGACAGTGGACCCCTCCGCCCCAATCCGCCATCGCGTCGGTTCTGACGAGCAGTTCGGCCAGCGTCGAGCAACGTTCCGCCGTGCGCCATATGCTCAACCGGGATGGCGTCTGCATTGCCGAAGGCGCCGCGGGAACCGGCAAGACTTTTGTCCTGAAGCTGCTTCGACGGATCCTCGAAGCGGATCAACGCCGCGTCCTGATCGCGGCACCGGCCTGGAAAGCCGCGCGGTTGGCGGGCCAGGAGTCTCATGTTCCGGTCGCGGACGCTCAGGCGCTCGACCCCCTCATCCATGCGATCCAGGCTGGAACAGAGGTGATCGATCACCGAACGGTCATCGTGGTCGACGAGGCCGGCATGGCCGGATCTCAGGACCTTCAAATCCTGGTCGCCGCCGCGACGGTCGCCGGCGCCAAGCTGATTCTCACCGGCGACACACGCCAGCTCCAGCCGGTTCAGCGAGGCGCACCGATGCGGGCCCTGATCAAGCTGCTCGGGTCGCATCGTCTCGACGAGATCCGGCGACAAACAACATCATGGATGCGGGACGCCTCATTAGCATTTGCCTCAGGCAAAGGCGCCGCTGGATTGCAGTTCTATCACGATGCTGGTGAAATCGCTGTTCATCGGGATCGGAGCGCGACGTTGGAGGCATCCATCGCCGCCTATCTCGATGCAGCGATCCCCGTCGGCCCTTCGTGGACGACGAAGGAATTGGCCCAGCAACTGCTCATCACAATTCGCAACGAGGACGTGCATGAGCTCAACCGGCTTGTGCGCCTCGCCCTGATCGGAAGAGGGCATCTCGGCCCGGAGGCGATCACCATCGAGGCGAGAGGCCGTGGGTCGGAGAAGCATCCACGGGAGCTCGAGCTTCGTGTCGGAGATCGCGTCACGTTTGGGCGACGCATACGTCTGGCGCCGGCCGACATCTTCAATTCCGACGTGGCAACGATCCTTTCGGTGGATGACGGTAGCGATCCGCATCTGACCTTCGAACTCGACCGGCTCGATGACAACGGCAGGCCCATCGTGATGGCGACCCGAGCGAGCGCTCTCGCCGTCAAGGACGCCGAAGGCGGCAGCAGCACTATTCATATGCAGCATGCCTATGCCTGCACGAACTACGCCGCGCAGGGTCAGACGGTGGATCGCGCGGTTGTCGTCAATCTTTCGCCGATGCGGTCGTCAGACATTTACGTCGCCTGCACGCGGCATCGCACGAGCCTGTCGCTTCATGTCGACGGAAGCCGCATTCTCCCGCGCGGAGGATCGAACGCGGCAGGGATCTCGCGCCGCGGCGGCTTTCGCGGCGCGGATGAGCATGGCGAACAGACAGCGCGACCGCTTTCACATCAGGACATGGCTCGCGTGATCGCCAGGATCCGGCAGGAAGCCGACAGCCAGATTCTGAAGGTCAACCCCAGCGACTTCATCGTAGATGCGATGGCCTGGCTGCGGGCCGATGACCCGGTGGCCGCATTTAAGGAAAGCATGCAACAAGCGCGGGCCGACTCCCGGATTCTGCTTCGGAAGGCGTCGGATGACGATATCACCGGTCGGTTTGGCAAGACCGGGCCGAGTTTGGCCACCCCGATCGAACCGGCTCGACGCGGACTGCCAACACCGTTGTCCCTGTCGAATGCTGAACAGACGCGCCTCGATCAGCTGCCGCTGTTGGAGACCTGCCGCCAGTGGTTCGGCGGGCGCGTGGTGCGAGGCCATATCTTCGGACATCGCCGCAGCGGATTTGCACTCGAGCTGCTGCCGACCCGTTTGCCATGGTCGCGCTGGGCTGACTTAGCCCTCAGGCGCCGGGGCGCGGTATCCGAACACCGCCTCGTTCAGGCAGCGGTGCTATTCCTGACGAAATCGGTACGCCAGGCCCGCGCCTTCGTTCGCAATCAGGCGGGCCTTTGGGCCTATAATCCCATGGCGCGCGCGGCGTGGAGCCGGGCGCGTGACATGCGCCAACGCAAGGCTGCCGACCTGCTGAATTCGGCGCGGCTCGGTGTCGGCGCCTCCGAGGCGGCCGAGACGGATGTCTCCATGGGCGTGAAGCGCCGGAAGGCCTTCCTGATCGAACTGGCCCGGCGGAATGCCGCCGGGCTTGAGAAGGCAAACGACGCATTTCTCACCCGCGAAAGGGCCGCTAGCCACGACGTCGTTCGCGATCAACGGACCGCGGGAAGCGACACGCTGAACCGCAGCAGTCATGCACTCGCCATCACGGACAACTCCGCCAGGAGCGACCTGTGTGAACCGACAAAGGCGGCTGTCGCGCGACAGGTCTCCATGGCGCCGTTCGAAACGCGCCCCTTCATGCTCGACGACGACGAACCGGAATCGACCGGCGTCCGTCGCCGCAAGATCGCGATCCAGCGCGCGACGATCGAGGCCATTTCGCGCGCGGCGTGGAGCCAGGCGCGTGACATTCGCCAACGCAAGGCAGCCGACCTGCTGAATTCAGCGCGGCTCGGCGTCGGCGCCTTCGAGGCGGCCGAGACGGATGTCTCCATCGGCGTGAAGCGCCGGAAAGCCTTTCTGATAGAACTGGCCCGGCGGAATGCCGCCGGGTTTGGGAAGGCAAACGACGCATTTCTCACCCGCGAAAGCGCCGCTGGCCCCGACGTCGTCCGCGATCAACGAATCGCGGGGAGCGACACGCTGAATCGCGGCGGCCCCACACCGATCCTCCCGGAAAACTCCGAAACAATCGACCCGCGTGAATTGAAAAGGGCGGTTGTCTCGCGGCCGGCATCCGTCCCGTCGTTCGAAACGCTCCCCTTTGCGCTCGACGACGACGAGCCGGAATCGACCGGCGTCCGTCGCCACAAGATCGAGATCCGGCGCACGGCGGCAATCGAGGCCATTTCGCGCGCAACGGCGCAGGTGGCAAACCCATCCTTGCTGTCAGAACCACAAACGCATGATCGCCATGAGCCCGTGCAGGAACTGACGAATGGGGTAAGGCCCCCCGGCTTGAATGATATCCCGTTGATGCGAGAGCCGGCTCGGGCAGTGGATACGGATACGGACGGAGAAAACCCCTCGGTGGTAGACGCCCTGCGCGCACGCATCGCCGACCGCCTGGATCCATCGCTGATCACTCCAAGACACGTTTCCGACGTCGAGATTCTCGGGACAGCGTCTCGCAACACCGAGCGTCAGATCGCTGCGGGCGTAGCCGGTCAGCAACCGCGAACGGATGCTGGCAAACAAATTGCGAACAAAGGCAAGCCAGCCGCAGGGCGGATTGCTGCTCTTTTGTCGCTCTTCAAGCCCAAACCGATACCGTCCCGAGCCGGTGAGATAGGCGACGCCGTCGAACACAAGAAGCCTTCGCTCGATCGCGCGCCGATCGCGACCAAGCCGGGTCTCTCGTCGCCCCCACCCGATCCGCGCCGGAGCAGGTCGATCAGCATTCCGGGCATCGATGCTGATCGCTTGACCGTCAGAGAGCGGACAAGCACCGACATCCTGCGGGCGGATGCGGAGAAGGTGTTCGGTGGGCCGCCCAAAGCCGACGCCGGGCCTCCGCAAGCCACATCCTCGCCGCGCGACATCCAGCGACAGTCGAACGCTCGGTCCCGCCCTCCGGGCGGTCGACCACCAGATCAGGAAAACGAGCCCGATCGGTGA
- a CDS encoding helix-turn-helix domain-containing protein has protein sequence MDARELLAWNMRRLRVERGLSQEKLAFDSGIDRTYVGRLERRIENPSIGIVEKLALTLGVPIAQMFAEPGLDDTAPQPLKAGRKPKS, from the coding sequence GTGGACGCGCGCGAACTCCTTGCCTGGAACATGAGACGGCTGCGGGTCGAGCGCGGTCTGTCGCAGGAGAAGCTGGCGTTCGATAGCGGTATCGACCGGACCTATGTCGGCCGGCTGGAGCGGCGTATCGAGAACCCCTCGATCGGCATCGTCGAGAAGCTCGCACTGACGCTAGGCGTCCCGATCGCGCAGATGTTTGCAGAGCCAGGGCTGGACGACACCGCACCGCAGCCCTTGAAAGCAGGACGCAAGCCGAAGAGTTGA
- a CDS encoding LysR family transcriptional regulator yields the protein MSDGDTPMKQPETPVTAVDDANTPFDSLVWDDLRLFVALADEGSLRRAAARAGVSSTTVLRRVAALEAMCKGRLLDRNPEGARPTLLGQQVLDIARTMQGPVADLERLIAGHRGERRWVSITVTQGLGVNWLIPNAASFQAEHPMIGVDFRISNTVADILRFDSDLAIQMTPPTAADVVAIKLGRMHFELFASRDYLEAHGRPTTVEALRNHRFIEQWDGHVSNGHLVNLLGPVRAIQVVIKVQGSAGAIAAIERGLGIGALPNYSVAFGNQVVPLGLPVTAHRDIWLTYRREARESPAVSATILWLKALFDSRTWPWFKDTFASAAVLPPLSGPMPE from the coding sequence ATGAGCGACGGCGATACGCCGATGAAACAGCCGGAGACGCCAGTGACCGCGGTCGATGACGCAAACACGCCTTTCGACAGCTTGGTTTGGGACGATCTGCGCTTGTTCGTCGCCTTGGCCGACGAAGGCAGTTTAAGACGCGCAGCGGCACGGGCCGGTGTCAGCAGCACCACCGTTCTGCGCCGGGTCGCGGCGCTCGAGGCCATGTGCAAAGGGCGGCTTCTCGACCGCAATCCGGAAGGCGCCAGACCGACACTGCTGGGACAGCAGGTCCTCGACATCGCGCGGACCATGCAAGGTCCGGTTGCCGATCTGGAGCGCCTGATCGCAGGTCATCGCGGCGAACGACGCTGGGTCTCGATCACGGTCACGCAAGGCCTGGGCGTCAATTGGCTGATCCCCAACGCCGCCTCTTTCCAAGCCGAACATCCGATGATCGGTGTCGACTTTCGGATCTCGAACACCGTCGCGGACATTTTGCGGTTCGACAGCGACCTGGCAATCCAGATGACGCCGCCCACGGCCGCCGACGTCGTTGCGATCAAACTCGGGCGCATGCATTTCGAGCTATTCGCAAGCCGCGATTATCTTGAGGCTCACGGCCGACCGACCACGGTCGAGGCGCTGCGCAACCACCGTTTCATCGAACAGTGGGATGGTCACGTCAGCAATGGACACCTCGTCAATCTGCTCGGCCCGGTTCGCGCGATCCAGGTCGTGATCAAGGTCCAGGGGTCCGCCGGCGCCATCGCAGCGATCGAGCGGGGCCTTGGGATCGGAGCGCTGCCGAACTACAGCGTCGCGTTCGGCAATCAGGTCGTCCCCCTGGGGCTGCCCGTCACGGCCCACCGCGATATCTGGCTGACGTATCGGCGCGAGGCACGTGAAAGCCCCGCTGTCTCCGCGACAATCTTGTGGCTGAAAGCCCTTTTCGACAGCCGGACATGGCCGTGGTTCAAGGACACATTCGCCTCGGCGGCGGTGCTACCTCCGCTATCAGGTCCGATGCCAGAGTAG
- a CDS encoding helix-turn-helix domain-containing protein translates to MSDRLRAGDNGKRALPIHLEREPHMNPSEPLPAALLLAHNLRRLRDERGLSIDDLAGRTGVAAKRLATIEAATSQALIDEVGIIALGLGVRIAALFATE, encoded by the coding sequence TTGAGCGACCGGCTTCGAGCCGGCGATAATGGAAAAAGGGCTCTCCCGATCCATCTGGAAAGGGAACCCCACATGAACCCATCTGAACCCTTGCCGGCGGCGCTGCTCCTCGCGCACAACTTGCGGCGCCTGCGCGACGAGCGCGGCCTGTCGATCGACGATCTCGCGGGCCGAACCGGCGTCGCAGCAAAGCGGCTTGCCACGATCGAGGCGGCAACCTCTCAGGCTCTTATCGACGAGGTGGGCATCATCGCGCTCGGGCTCGGGGTGCGTATCGCGGCCCTGTTTGCGACGGAATAG